The segment ACTATCCTAAGTCCTGTTTTTAGAATCTTAACTAATTTGAAAGTGAATTTTTGCATGTCTAAGGTAATAGCTGTTCATTGTCATAGAGCAATATAGTTCATAGTTTTAAGTGGTATTTAGGTGAAAAGGAACAACGAATTCTGAGCCATTTTTGGAACTTAAGGACAAATTTTTCAAGTGTTCATttgaagtaaaaaagaaaactccattacctgtttttaaaaatagttctaaaGCAAGTTTTTCATGGGCCACTTGCAAGTGAGTACAATTCTACATATGACTGTTAGAGACACGAAAGTGGATCCTGCCGATCCTTTTAACTCTTCCtttcaaatattaacagaactttGAACAAAAAGACAGGAAAGGTAAAGCAATCTATATTTTAGGTAGCTCCATTTAACTGAATCTTTATATGGGttacttttaaatatacaaaGAGGCATccattaaataatatattttaatttttcttatttatttatgcatttgtcACATTATCATGTCACTCATTAGATGTAGTGATCATATTCCCATGATACAAAGTTGGTAGCACTGTATCAGAtggtttttcttttaacttcCTACATATTTTGCTGACTGCATtaatacttcatttttaaataatgaaatgtcATTCCAGCATTGTCAGAATTAACCTCTGCCCCCaccaaaaaagggaaagaaaacaaactatGTTATAGAATACTTTTCAATAGTTGAAATGTATCAGAATCCCCtgtaaaccatttttaaaaaataaagaggtgccatatatgtttttttttacaCATGATTCTCATTTGCACCAAAAATTGAGAGGCTGTTACGGGAAGTTTACAATATAGATGAAGTTCAGCCAGTTAATCATAGAGCCTTTTTCTTTTCACAATTCTGATTCTGATCAAAGAATACATTATAAGAGGAAAAAttcaaagatgaaataaatgtGGAACATGTGCTTTTAATTGTTTATACTCACACTAAAAACGTTTTCATTTGATTGAATAGATTATTCATGTGCCTCAGTGCTGGGAAAAGAGGCACAGAGAATGCTGTGTGAGTTCAAAATAAGACATTaccaatgacatatctgaaaaggcttcacagaggaagaTGCTTTAAGCTGGACTTTGCATTAATACTAACATTTGTGGAGGATTTTGTACTTAACACAGCACTTTTTTGCCTTGTTTCTCAACAACTGTCTAGTGGCATTAATAGGGCAGAGGAAGGTGAGGAAGTGTGTGGGAGACGAAAGTAATGGGAGAGACTGCAGGAAGTTGAGGTGAGGAAGGTTTGCTCAAGATCCTAAAAGGACTTAAATGCTACACTAAAAGTTGGAACTTCAGTCCATAAATATACTGGAATCATTAAGGATGTCAGATAAGGAAGTAGTCTGTTCTCTTTTGTGATGGTCCGGAAATTTTTTAACTTGAGCAACTGACTACATTATAATTTCATCCTTTCAAGATAGAGGAATTAGACAGAACTTTGGAGAAACAGAAGGAATTGTTTTGAAGCAGTGCATTTTGAAGTTGCCATGCCTAGAAAATCTAGATGGGAATATCCAGTTATAACAGACAAActagaaagaagaaaggatacCAAGCTGGAAGTGAGAGATTTATAGGAAAAAACTAAAGTCAGTGGAATAGATCTGATCTCATTCATTCTGCAAACATTTATTCAAACAATTGCTATATGCCAGCTTCTGTGCTAAACCACAGGATAcaaaaaaatgagataatatcCCTGTGATACAGGAATTCAAAGTCACAGGGTAGAGGCATAGTCATACACAGATAATTATAAAACAGTATGTACATGCTTTTTGGAAATAAGTATAATTATTCTCAAGGGGAAAGAATAGTGCTTAACTCTAATACAGAACAGAGGTCAAAATGAAAAGATGAATGGGGAGAAAAACCTTTAGAGTAGAACTGATGCTCAAAGAATGAATAGGAGATGGGTAGAACTTTACCAGCTAGACAAAGTAGGATTATGATGTACAAAGTTAAGGTCTACTTGAGTTCTGCAAGTTAATAGTTTAGTAGGGTTATATAACAGGTAGGGGACTAGGAGAAGATGAGGCTGGCAAGGTAGTGTTTCTCTCTGTCAGCTATAATATGTCATCTGTAGGCAGTCtgatgtatatacacacacacatgcacacagtttTAAAGAATTATTATTGTATCATTTTCTCTTCAAACTAGCATTTAGATCATTCCAAATCACTAGAAGTATTATTTATAACTTGAATTAAGGTGTGTGGACAACAAATTCCCAAGTAAAAGCTGATAGTTATTTCTCAGTCATCATCAGAAGTTTTAAAGCTTGAGTAATTTTCAGGTATTTTCTGTTAGGCATATTATTCTCATACCTTGTTAGATTTGTAAAGACTGAAACTGCCCCCTTCATGGGGGTCACAGTTTTCTCCTTATTTGGATAAAATTACTTTTAGTAAGTAAAATAAGTAATATTACTTACTGCAGCTTTATGAAAGTTTCTATAAGCAGTTTTTTAATCGAGTTATTTTTCAACATCAAAAGTTGATGTtctaaatacatataatttaatcCTTATGCCACAGAATATGAGATAGGTACCCAAAATAATAAATGGGGGCCCAGATTTGTAAGAACCGTTTATCACCATAAGTTTATGAAGAATTTTGTATTTATCCACCATTAGGTTATGAAGCATTTTATATAATGGTTAGTAGGACTTGTCAAACTTGAAAATTAAACTGGGAGCTAAAATGCTATCTTTTACAAATTATTACTctcaagttaaaaaatatttatttatatatatttttaaaagttaaacaaGGCTACCCATTAAGGAAAACTGTACATGTAGAATACATGTTTATTCAGCTTTtgagttgtattttaaaaagtagttggtgtagtaattattttaaaggtatttagtagtaacatttttctttttacaggTTGAAGAAGAAGGCTTACAAATTTGTGTTGAAATTTGTGGTTGTGCTCTACAACTAGACCTTCATGATGATCCCAAGACtaaatgtttaatttataaaacaattGCACACTTTTTGCCAAATGATTTAGAGATCCTCAGGATTTGCGCACTGTCAATATTTTTTCTCGAGCGCTCCTTGGAAGCTTATCATACTGTTGAAAAGCTTTACAAATGTCCAGATGAAGAATATAATGAAGGCACAAGTAGTGTTCAAAATCGTGTTCGTTTTGAATTACTTCCAATTTTGAAAAAGGGATTGTTTTTTGATCCTGAATTCTGGAACTTCGTAATGATTAAGAAAAACTGTGTAGCATTACTGAGTGATAAATCAGCAATTAGATTTCTAAATGAAAGTACACTGGAAAATTCTGCAGGTAATCTAAAAAAAGCAGTAGAACACCAAGGTATAGATGAAGGGCTTGATTCTCTTACAGATCAGAGCACTGGAGAGCTTGATCCAGATGATATATCTGGAGTGCAACCTAAAGGTCatattaatacaaagaaaaaccttACAGCTCTTAATACTTCCAAAGTAGATCACAGTGTCCCAAGGCATCGGTGTATGTTATGTAACAAGGAATTCCTAGGGGGTCACATTGTAAGGCATGCCCAGGCTCATCAGAAAAAGGGCAGTTTTTCATGTGTAATATGTGGTAGAAAATTTAGAAACAGAGGACTTATGCAGAAGCATTTAAAGAATCATGTTAAGAAAATACAGAGACAGCAGATTGCTGCAGCTCAACAGGAGAATCAGGAAATCCCTGCTTTGGAAGAAATAAATTGTTCTGATACtttaatttcatttgaaaatgGGAATTCTGATAATAAAGATTTGGAAGTAGAGACTGTTACTGCTTCCAGCCCTTCACATGTGGCTGAAATCATTAAAATTCCCATAACCATATCAGAAGATGTTATTGAAAACATCATTGAAAATGGCAGTCCTGATACTTCTTTAAATAATATCTCAAATGTAGTGGAGCCTTTACCTGTATGTGGTGACtatgaggaggaagaggatgaaGAAGGTGATTATGAAGAAGATGATTATGACCTGAATCAGGAAACTTCAGTACTTCATAAAATCAATGGAACTgtgtgccatccaaaagacatatATGCTACAGATCAAGAAGGAAACTTTAAGTGCCCTGCTCTTGGCTGTGtcaggatatttaaaaaaattggatTTCTGAATAAACATGCAAGGACTGTTCATCCAACTGACCTAAATGTGCGGCAAACAGTAATGAAGTGGAgcaaaggaaaatgtaaattttgtCAAAGGCAATTTGAAGATTCTCAACATTTTATAGATCATCTTAATAGACACAGCTATCCAAATGtgtatttttgtttgcattttaattgCAACGAGTCATTTAAGCTGCCATTCCAGCTTGCTCAGCACACAAAAAGTCACAGGATATTTCAAGCTCAGTGtagttttccagaatgtcatgaaCTTTTCGAAGATCTTCCTCTGCTATATGAACATGAAGCTCAGCACTATTTAAGTAAAACACCAGAATCATCTGCACAACCAAATGAAGCAATTCTTTGGGATGTTCTTACAGACTCAAATCCTAACCATCAGGAGAAAGACTCATCTAGTAATGAGAAACAAACTATTAGTCCACCAGTTTCTACTAGCAAATCAAGGAAAGATTCTACAGAACCAAAGACGTGTACAGAAAgtatggaaaagaaaacagacaattTAGTTCAGAATGGTAATGATCATTCTGATGACACTGTTTCTGATACAAGTTTGATAGACCAAAAGATGCCTGACACAGAGCCAAATTCTGAAAATAACTGTAATATTAGTGATTTAGTCAATGGACACAACAGAATAGAGCAGACACCTGTATTTTCATCAGATCCTGCTTTGAAAATTGATACAAACAGAATCAGGACAGAAAACGGTTCTATTTTACCCAGTGTTATACCACAAGAACACAATACCCTGCCAGTATCTCAGGCACCTTCCAAACCAAATCTGACAAGTGAACATACTTCATATGGCTTAATTTTAACAAGGCCCTATGTCAGACCATTGCCTCCCAGTTACCTTGATGAACAGTACCTTAGTATGCCAAAACGCAGAAAATTTCTGACTGATAGAGTAGATGACTGTTCTGATcaagaaaacatttgtaaaaaatcagtgaaaagatTAAGATGTGGCAAATGCCTGACCATCTACTGTAATGCAGAAGCACTTGAGGCTCACCTTGCACAAAAGAAATGTCAGGCACTCTTTGGATTTGATTCAGATGATGAAAGTAAGTCTTCCATCTTCTCAATAGGTATATctggagaaatagaaaatgcCATAGATCTTTATGAGgttataaaaattaacatttttaatgttaACCAACGTTAACATTGTGTAGCATATAAAGCACTATCCCatacattatttcctttaatctGTATGACCACTATGAAGTGATAGTGCTATTCCGTTTTTATAGGTCAACTGAAATTCACAAGTTAAGTAATTTGCATAGGCACAGGCTTATGAACTTGTGGGAGTCAGAACTTGTACACAGTCTTTGACCATACTCTTTCACTGTATCTGAGGCTTTTCTTCATTCAAAGTTTCATGTAACAGAAGTTCTGGAAGCAAAGttatgatgatgaaaatgtttttcatCTGCATGCCAGAATGTAAACCAAGTAAGTTGAGTCTCTACTacaaaaacataggtaaaaactaGAAAATAACTGAACCACAGAAATGAGCAAAGAGGTTGCCTTTCTACAAATAAcaatattttttggaagagtaagGGCATAATTAAACAAATCTGACTTAGAATTCCatttgaatatttataaaatttgaattAACAGACATGTTCTGTTTTACAGGTGCctgataaaaaatgtttcagaaagaTCTGTCGATCAAGCAGTAGTGTGAAAAAAGCACTACAAGAAATGCATCACCAGTTTGCTATTTCCCTGATGGCCTTAATTTTAGAGCGGTCTTGGATTACTAAAGATAAAGACAAAGCACATTTTCTAAATGAGCTCACAGAGGAGATGTGCTAGTTTAGACTCCAAAAGGATTATTACAAAACTCCCAAAGTACCAGTTATCCAGAAAACCATATTTGTATAAAAATTGATGATGAATAGCAGCATGCTCAGTTTCTTATGTGAGAAACATGTTCAGGCAACTAGTCAAATAGAAAAACCAGCTATGGCCTTACAGAAAGGGAAAAGTTAacccattatttaaaaaaagggtGGTGGGGGGTGTTGTTTTACAATAAACAAAGTATTCTACaaatgggatttgttttcttgtcatGCATAATCAGATTATATCCTCCCTTCTGCTCAAATATGGTTTAAGGAACCATTGCTACTGGGTTTATTATAATTTGGAAACTGatacatgaaaataaaacttGATTTACCACTATGTTATCCATAAAAGATTATAACTTGTTCCTAGAGATGACTGGTTAGACCGATCAAAGTTTAAAGAATAGCATGCTTAAAACAGTATTTGCTAATAAGCTCTTGATAAAAACCTTCCGTTTTCCATTTTTTGTAATTGAGTTATATTTAAAATGCAACGGTGtcaattaaatagaaaaagtaCCATCAGTAACTGGAGAACGATTGGAGGAATCTAAGACCATTAAAGGCTATCTAGTTAAAGGAAAACACTGAATTGCCAATTCCTCAATGTGAATAATGGTATAAGCACACTGGGATATTTCTATTTGTACATAGAGTAGTGTTAGGACATTGCTTGATGATTCATAGTAAGGTCCTTTAGACTTTAATGTGAGTTATCGAAGAATAGTCCTATAAAAATAACTGGCTGTAAAAGAAATGTCAGTTAAGAATCAGGTCAAGAAATCATTGATTTTATTCAGTTTGGAGAGTTGAGTCTAAAATAAGCCATACTACTCATGCTTTCTTATTTATTGGTGAAGAATTTGGTCTGAAtggtaatttttatatataaaaaatatttacacaaaTTTGCACGAGAAGAACAAGACACAGTAAGTTacactgatttattttctttgatgaccAGAAATTTCCCTGAGAAGGATTTTAACCTAGTAGTCAATAAATtgctaaaacaaaaatgttattaaaaataacctCAGATTTGTTCCACTTGTACATTCTCTAAAAGAGGAAGCTTATATACCATCTTTTACCTAATCGTGTGTTAATCTATACCAGGACTAATATGAACAAAAATGCAAAGGTAAATTTTTCAGAACTGGAGCTACCAATGTACTAACATCAACCAGATATTCCAGTTACTCCCAACTGATACATTTTTGTTCAAAGCAGATAATCTTATCAGACCATATTATGATAGATTTTTGGATATTAAAGCTTGAATGAAGTTACTAATGAAGTGGGACATTTTTTCTGGGGTAGCATCTGGACTTTGTTAAATTAGGATTTCTAGGTCATAAtacctcccccccaaaaaaaattgttcccaattttatttatttatcatgggCATTCACTACTATGCAATTGATAGTCCATTCCAATCAAATTTaggtttgtttttgttctgttatTATATAGCCTACATTAGGCTGtggaatttacatttaaataacgTAAATAAACACAATTCAATCTTAAAATCCTTTAAGGTCGACTTTATAAAGTTTTTTTTCACATACTTGTTAACACTTTAGTTCTATTTCAGTTCAGTCTAAAATACATCATGCAATAAAAAGTCTGTTTGGAAATTAGTCATttggaaaatgaatttttttaaattataatttctgCTCTGTACTTTCTCCAGAAGTTTAAAAATTACAACTTtacattttatcatatttttaactttttattttttgtaagttGTAACTATTGACATAAGTCCACATCTGcagattatttttattcatttttgtagtTCATACCAAGATGTTTTAaacatattcattttttttaattttgatgttttatttctACATTTGTGTTGCTGAGGGAAAACTTTCTGAAATGCTGAGATCAAATTCATTTATACATAACTAGATCAaggaatgttttataaaattctatTTGACCACACTGTTCTAACCTCTTTATATACGTCTCATATAATTGCTATTGAAAGAATGTGTACATTTTATTATGTATgtcttataaaaaataaacaatcattTTGCCTTTATTGGGTGGGTGCATAAACTTCCAACAGTTCTAATTTGGGatttagaagaaaatgaagcttTCTTATTCCTcagattcttctttcttttctattccttCTATTTTGAGGGTGTTTATCTTACATGGACCAAGTTTCAgtcctttgtttttaaataaaaatttcttgcAAAACATTAACTATTAACTTTCTGCTGTTTCAGTAAGGTCAAAAAAATAGCAAATCTGAATTTTTGCTGCTCAGATACAGAGGAGGCAAAACAGGGGAATCTCCGTGGAAAAGGACACTGGTACTTTGGGCTTTAgccatattctttttcttttaaaaccatCAATTTCATAATGAGTAGATAATTTATAACACTGAATTTGTGATTCTTTGCAAATCACACTTGAAGGTTCAGCTGTACTCCTTTCATGTTTGGTTTAAACTTTCATGGATGAAAAACGTAAAAGGGAtggtagtgtttattttttaatttatttggtaCTGTAAAACACCTTTTCAGAATGATTAAATGCTGCATATGCATTTTGGAATTGTTAATATGTGAAAGATACTAGAGATTCAGCAAGAAAGGAAAATTGTGCTTCCTTGTTGAACattattttactt is part of the Manis pentadactyla isolate mManPen7 chromosome 1, mManPen7.hap1, whole genome shotgun sequence genome and harbors:
- the ZNF654 gene encoding zinc finger protein 654 isoform X2; this encodes MAEEESDQEAERLGEELGAIVESPPGSAGLGAADDGRGGAGGGSCGIGGFGISSRDYCRRFCQVVEDYAGRWQVPLPQLQVLQTALCCFTSASVSFPDECEHVQYVLSSLALSFFELLLFFGRDEFYEEPLKDILGSFQECQNHLRRYGNVNLELVTRIIRDGGPWEDPVLQAVLKAQPASQEIVNKYLSSENPLFFELRARYLIACERIPEAMALIKSCINHPKISKDLYFHQALFTCLFMSPVEDQLFQEQLLKTDCKNGIDIICNTEKEGKTMLALQLCESFLISQLQSGAMYYIWELIFIWSKLQLKSNPSKQVFVDQCYQLLRTATNVRVIFPFMKIIKDEVEEEGLQICVEICGCALQLDLHDDPKTKCLIYKTIAHFLPNDLEILRICALSIFFLERSLEAYHTVEKLYKCPDEEYNEGTSSVQNRVRFELLPILKKGLFFDPEFWNFVMIKKNCVALLSDKSAIRFLNESTLENSAGNLKKAVEHQGIDEGLDSLTDQSTGELDPDDISGVQPKGHINTKKNLTALNTSKVDHSVPRHRCMLCNKEFLGGHIVRHAQAHQKKGSFSCVICGRKFRNRGLMQKHLKNHVKKIQRQQIAAAQQENQEIPALEEINCSDTLISFENGNSDNKDLEVETVTASSPSHVAEIIKIPITISEDVIENIIENGSPDTSLNNISNVVEPLPVCGDYEEEEDEEGDYEEDDYDLNQETSVLHKINGTVCHPKDIYATDQEGNFKCPALGCVRIFKKIGFLNKHARTVHPTDLNVRQTVMKWSKGKCKFCQRQFEDSQHFIDHLNRHSYPNVYFCLHFNCNESFKLPFQLAQHTKSHRIFQAQCSFPECHELFEDLPLLYEHEAQHYLSKTPESSAQPNEAILWDVLTDSNPNHQEKDSSSNEKQTISPPVSTSKSRKDSTEPKTCTESMEKKTDNLVQNGNDHSDDTVSDTSLIDQKMPDTEPNSENNCNISDLVNGHNRIEQTPVFSSDPALKIDTNRIRTENGSILPSVIPQEHNTLPVSQAPSKPNLTSEHTSYGLILTRPYVRPLPPSYLDEQYLSMPKRRKFLTDRVDDCSDQENICKKSVKRLRCGKCLTIYCNAEALEAHLAQKKCQALFGFDSDDESA
- the ZNF654 gene encoding zinc finger protein 654 isoform X3, encoding MALIKSCINHPKISKDLYFHQALFTCLFMSPVEDQLFQEQLLKTDCKNGIDIICNTEKEGKTMLALQLCESFLISQLQSGAMYYIWELIFIWSKLQLKSNPSKQVFVDQCYQLLRTATNVRVIFPFMKIIKDEVEEEGLQICVEICGCALQLDLHDDPKTKCLIYKTIAHFLPNDLEILRICALSIFFLERSLEAYHTVEKLYKCPDEEYNEGTSSVQNRVRFELLPILKKGLFFDPEFWNFVMIKKNCVALLSDKSAIRFLNESTLENSAGNLKKAVEHQGIDEGLDSLTDQSTGELDPDDISGVQPKGHINTKKNLTALNTSKVDHSVPRHRCMLCNKEFLGGHIVRHAQAHQKKGSFSCVICGRKFRNRGLMQKHLKNHVKKIQRQQIAAAQQENQEIPALEEINCSDTLISFENGNSDNKDLEVETVTASSPSHVAEIIKIPITISEDVIENIIENGSPDTSLNNISNVVEPLPVCGDYEEEEDEEGDYEEDDYDLNQETSVLHKINGTVCHPKDIYATDQEGNFKCPALGCVRIFKKIGFLNKHARTVHPTDLNVRQTVMKWSKGKCKFCQRQFEDSQHFIDHLNRHSYPNVYFCLHFNCNESFKLPFQLAQHTKSHRIFQAQCSFPECHELFEDLPLLYEHEAQHYLSKTPESSAQPNEAILWDVLTDSNPNHQEKDSSSNEKQTISPPVSTSKSRKDSTEPKTCTESMEKKTDNLVQNGNDHSDDTVSDTSLIDQKMPDTEPNSENNCNISDLVNGHNRIEQTPVFSSDPALKIDTNRIRTENGSILPSVIPQEHNTLPVSQAPSKPNLTSEHTSYGLILTRPYVRPLPPSYLDEQYLSMPKRRKFLTDRVDDCSDQENICKKSVKRLRCGKCLTIYCNAEALEAHLAQKKCQALFGFDSDDESKSSIFSIGISGEIENAIDLYEVIKINIFNVNQR
- the ZNF654 gene encoding zinc finger protein 654 isoform X1, with the protein product MAEEESDQEAERLGEELGAIVESPPGSAGLGAADDGRGGAGGGSCGIGGFGISSRDYCRRFCQVVEDYAGRWQVPLPQLQVLQTALCCFTSASVSFPDECEHVQYVLSSLALSFFELLLFFGRDEFYEEPLKDILGSFQECQNHLRRYGNVNLELVTRIIRDGGPWEDPVLQAVLKAQPASQEIVNKYLSSENPLFFELRARYLIACERIPEAMALIKSCINHPKISKDLYFHQALFTCLFMSPVEDQLFQEQLLKTDCKNGIDIICNTEKEGKTMLALQLCESFLISQLQSGAMYYIWELIFIWSKLQLKSNPSKQVFVDQCYQLLRTATNVRVIFPFMKIIKDEVEEEGLQICVEICGCALQLDLHDDPKTKCLIYKTIAHFLPNDLEILRICALSIFFLERSLEAYHTVEKLYKCPDEEYNEGTSSVQNRVRFELLPILKKGLFFDPEFWNFVMIKKNCVALLSDKSAIRFLNESTLENSAGNLKKAVEHQGIDEGLDSLTDQSTGELDPDDISGVQPKGHINTKKNLTALNTSKVDHSVPRHRCMLCNKEFLGGHIVRHAQAHQKKGSFSCVICGRKFRNRGLMQKHLKNHVKKIQRQQIAAAQQENQEIPALEEINCSDTLISFENGNSDNKDLEVETVTASSPSHVAEIIKIPITISEDVIENIIENGSPDTSLNNISNVVEPLPVCGDYEEEEDEEGDYEEDDYDLNQETSVLHKINGTVCHPKDIYATDQEGNFKCPALGCVRIFKKIGFLNKHARTVHPTDLNVRQTVMKWSKGKCKFCQRQFEDSQHFIDHLNRHSYPNVYFCLHFNCNESFKLPFQLAQHTKSHRIFQAQCSFPECHELFEDLPLLYEHEAQHYLSKTPESSAQPNEAILWDVLTDSNPNHQEKDSSSNEKQTISPPVSTSKSRKDSTEPKTCTESMEKKTDNLVQNGNDHSDDTVSDTSLIDQKMPDTEPNSENNCNISDLVNGHNRIEQTPVFSSDPALKIDTNRIRTENGSILPSVIPQEHNTLPVSQAPSKPNLTSEHTSYGLILTRPYVRPLPPSYLDEQYLSMPKRRKFLTDRVDDCSDQENICKKSVKRLRCGKCLTIYCNAEALEAHLAQKKCQALFGFDSDDESKSSIFSIGISGEIENAIDLYEVIKINIFNVNQR